A DNA window from Ranitomeya imitator isolate aRanImi1 chromosome 2, aRanImi1.pri, whole genome shotgun sequence contains the following coding sequences:
- the LOC138663184 gene encoding oocyte zinc finger protein XlCOF22-like, with protein sequence MHMDRDKMVERILHLTLEILFRLTGEDYTVVKKTSGERCQDPVSEGWGRPLSPITEPPPHPLIHENINDQKILELTCKMIELLTGEVPIRCQDVAVYFSMEEWEYLERHKDPYKDVMIEVLQPLTSPDLSSRRTTPERCPHHHLPQDCKQEDPNVPQDHQGEDLTHINTTETYVRGDERFKEEIPTYDYPDDCTWRLEGQLTSSIFKSDDLEIQQDTTKVIAITPDIASSIHSKDLSSDPMKQVPSSDLLPTTMENQSPKRGKKKQTAPKAKKSFSCSECEKCFKQKSAFDVHQRTHTGEKPFSCSECGKYFAQKSNFVTHQRTHTGEKPFSCSECGKCFNKKSALDIHQRSHTGEKPFSCSECGKCFNKKSALDIHQRIHTGEKPFCCSECGKCFNNKSDCVTHQRIHTGEKPFSCSECGKCFNNKSDCAKHQRTHTGEKPFSCSECGKCFAQKSHFVSHQRTHTEEKPFSCSECGKCFSNKSDCVKHQRTHTGEKPFSCSECGKCFAQKSHFVSHQRTHTGEKPFSCLECGKCFNNKSHLVGHQRTHTGEKPFSCSECGKCFNRKDSLVRHQSSHTEEKPFSFS encoded by the exons atgcatatggacagagacaagatggtggagaggatattacacctcaccctagagatcctcttccggcttactggagag gattacacagtggtgaagaagacctctggtGAGcgatgtcaggaccctgtgtctgagggatggggaagacccctgagcccaatcacagagcctccacctcaccccctgatacatgagaacatcaatgaccagaagatcctagaactcacctgcaagatgattgagctgctgactggagag gttcctataaggtgtcaggatgtcgccgtctatttctccatggaggagtgggagtatttagaaagacACAAAGATCCGTACAAGGACGTTATGATAGAGGTtctccagcccctcacatcaccag atctatccagtaggaggacaacaccagagagatgtccccatcatcatcttccacaggactgtaaacaagaagatcccaatgttcctcaggatcatcag ggtgaagatctgacccatattaatactacagagacatatgtgaggggtgatgagcggtttaaagaggagattcctacatatgactacccag atgactgtacctggagattagagggacagctgacatcgtcaatttttaaatctgatgatcttgagatccaacAAGATACAACTAAAGTGATTGCTATTACTCCAGATAtagcatcatccattcacagcaaagatctgtcatccgaTCCTATGAagcaggtcccatcttctgatttatTACCGACTACTATGGAAAATCAGAGtccaaaaagaggcaaaaaaaaacaaactgctcctaaagcaaaaaagtcattttcatgttcagaatgtgagaaatgttttaaacagaaatcagcGTTTGAtgtacaccagagaactcacacaggggagaagcctttttcctgttcagaatgtgggaaatattttgcacagaaatcaaattttgttacccaccagagaactcacacaggggagaagcctttttcctgttcagaatgtgggaaatgttttaataagaAATCGGCTCTTGATATCCACcagagatctcacacaggggaaaagcctttttcctgttcagaatgtgggaaatgttttaataagaAATCGGCTCTTGATatccaccagagaattcacacaggggagaagcctttttgctgttcagaatgtgggaaatgttttaacaataaaTCAGATTGTGTTacgcaccagagaatccacacaggggaaaagcctttttcctgttcagaatgtgggaaatgttttaacaataaaTCAGATTGTGCtaaacaccagagaacccacacaggagagaagcctttttcatgctcagaatgtgggaaatgttttgcacagaaatcacattttgtttcccatcagagaactcacacagaggagaagcctttttcctgttcagaatgtgggaaatgttttagcaatAAATCAGAttgtgttaagcaccagagaacccacacaggagagaagcctttttcatgctcagaatgtgggaaatgttttgcacagaaatcacattttgtttcccatcagagaactcacacaggggagaagcctttttcctgtttagaatgtgggaaatgttttaacaataaatcacatcttgttggtcaccagagaactcacacaggggagaagcctttttcctgttcagaatgtgggaaatgttttaaccggaaagatagtcttgttagacatcagagcagtcacacagaggagaagcctttttcattttcttaa